In the genome of Desulfuromonas sp. DDH964, one region contains:
- a CDS encoding permease, with amino-acid sequence MMDGIGKQLIELGIGLWREFLYILPFLALGVLLEAVIRTFKWHVKIRKALTRFGVLSIGMATLLGVASPLCACATLPLVISLLLAGLPLAPAMALLVTSPLMSPAGYTLLNWELGPAWANVILVSAIFMGLFAGTVTHLLRRRGFSEKLLFREALPAGDFHDPDYPVEELRCDCGKQLSHRVDRCTHNRFLVFLAKFWEGFLKIGKFALIGLVIEVVAQQFIPHEWLAALLEGEGVLPILTLTFATIPLHLPQVTAAAMLYGFVSPEVGNGIVLAKGAGIALLVGGPVTALPVMGVFITMFRKRVLFLYLTLCVTGTLMAAFLWRWLPVQF; translated from the coding sequence ATGATGGATGGGATCGGCAAACAACTGATCGAGCTGGGAATCGGCCTCTGGCGGGAATTCCTCTACATTCTGCCGTTTCTGGCGCTTGGTGTGCTGCTGGAGGCGGTGATCCGCACCTTCAAGTGGCATGTCAAGATTCGCAAGGCCCTGACCCGGTTCGGCGTTCTCTCCATCGGCATGGCGACCCTGCTCGGTGTTGCCAGTCCCCTCTGCGCCTGCGCGACCCTCCCCTTGGTGATTTCGCTCCTCCTCGCCGGGCTCCCCCTGGCGCCGGCAATGGCCCTTCTGGTGACCTCTCCGCTGATGAGCCCGGCCGGTTACACCCTTCTCAACTGGGAACTCGGTCCAGCCTGGGCTAACGTGATTCTGGTGAGTGCAATCTTCATGGGGCTCTTTGCCGGGACTGTCACCCACCTGTTGCGCCGGCGCGGTTTCAGCGAGAAACTCCTCTTTCGCGAGGCCCTGCCGGCCGGGGATTTCCACGACCCGGACTACCCGGTCGAGGAACTGCGTTGCGACTGTGGCAAGCAGCTCTCCCATCGCGTCGACCGCTGTACCCACAACCGTTTTCTGGTCTTTCTCGCCAAGTTCTGGGAAGGGTTCCTGAAAATCGGCAAGTTCGCGCTGATCGGCCTGGTGATCGAAGTCGTCGCCCAGCAGTTCATTCCTCACGAATGGCTGGCCGCGCTCCTGGAAGGGGAGGGGGTTCTGCCGATTCTCACCCTGACCTTTGCCACCATCCCCCTGCATCTGCCACAGGTGACCGCGGCCGCCATGCTCTACGGCTTCGTCTCGCCGGAAGTCGGCAATGGCATCGTTCTCGCCAAGGGGGCCGGCATCGCCTTGCTGGTCGGCGGTCCGGTGACGGCCCTGCCGGTCATGGGTGTATTCATCACCATGTTTCGCAAGCGTGTCCTCTTCCTCTACCTGACCCTCTGCGTCACCGGGACCCTGATGGCAGCCTTCCTCTGGCGCTGGCTGCCGGTGCAGTTCTAG
- a CDS encoding class I SAM-dependent rRNA methyltransferase — protein MKRRKCTVGAETVRMLELGHPWVIADRFTRSWSPGNVGDLIELCDEREKLLATALYDPGERIVARVLAPGRVELDAAWLERRLAAALALRRQHVDLEETDTYRLVNGEGDGLPGLTVDCYRDRLMIQLFTGAWQPYLPLLVQGLQKLLAPAGIYEKWRPQQTRELASGGEKHVARLLAGSAAPGRQPVTENGLTFLVELGTGLNTGLFLDQRENRRDLMGRVAGRTVLNLFAYTGAFSVAAAAAGASRVTSVDASGSYLDWAQENFGANRLNPKRHEFMVGDCFAVLDQLLAERRRFDLVLMDPPSFSTTAKNTFTTRGGTSALVAKALQLLPAGGLLVTSSNHQKVDVADYLKELRRGALAAGYELRVIGLRGQSGDFPYPLTFPEGRYLKYLLGVKG, from the coding sequence ATGAAGAGACGAAAATGCACTGTCGGCGCCGAGACCGTGCGCATGCTGGAGCTCGGCCATCCCTGGGTTATTGCCGATCGCTTTACCAGAAGCTGGTCGCCCGGCAACGTGGGTGACCTGATCGAACTCTGCGACGAACGGGAGAAGCTGCTGGCGACCGCTCTTTATGATCCCGGCGAGCGGATCGTTGCCCGGGTGCTCGCTCCGGGGCGGGTGGAGCTCGACGCCGCCTGGCTGGAGCGGCGCCTCGCCGCGGCCCTCGCTCTGCGCCGCCAGCATGTCGACCTGGAGGAGACGGATACCTATCGCCTGGTCAATGGGGAGGGGGATGGTCTCCCCGGCCTGACCGTGGACTGCTACCGTGACCGGTTGATGATTCAGCTCTTTACCGGTGCCTGGCAACCCTACCTGCCGCTTCTGGTGCAGGGGCTACAGAAGCTTCTGGCGCCAGCCGGCATCTATGAAAAATGGCGCCCGCAGCAGACCCGTGAACTGGCCAGCGGCGGGGAAAAGCACGTCGCCCGGCTCCTCGCTGGCAGCGCCGCACCAGGGCGCCAGCCGGTGACCGAGAACGGCCTGACCTTCCTGGTGGAGCTGGGGACGGGGCTCAATACCGGGCTCTTCCTCGACCAGCGCGAGAATCGTCGCGATCTCATGGGGCGGGTGGCCGGCCGCACGGTTCTCAACCTCTTTGCCTATACCGGCGCCTTTTCCGTCGCCGCGGCCGCCGCCGGCGCCAGCCGGGTGACCAGTGTCGACGCTTCCGGCAGCTACCTCGACTGGGCGCAGGAGAATTTCGGCGCCAACCGGCTCAATCCGAAGCGCCACGAGTTCATGGTCGGCGACTGTTTTGCCGTGCTTGACCAACTGCTGGCGGAGCGGCGGCGCTTCGACCTGGTGCTGATGGACCCGCCCTCCTTTTCCACTACCGCCAAAAATACCTTTACCACCCGCGGCGGCACCTCGGCCCTGGTCGCCAAGGCGTTACAGCTCCTCCCCGCGGGGGGGCTGCTGGTCACCTCCTCCAACCACCAGAAGGTCGACGTCGCCGACTACCTCAAGGAATTGCGACGCGGCGCCCTTGCCGCTGGCTACGAGCTGCGGGTGATCGGCCTGCGCGGACAGTCGGGCGATTTTCCCTATCCCCTCACCTTTCCCGAGGGGCGCTATCTCAAGTACCTGCTCGGCGTCAAGGGGTAG